From a single Mesorhizobium shangrilense genomic region:
- a CDS encoding TlyA family RNA methyltransferase has product MNSPQPASTRQRLDELLVGRGLFASRSRARDAVERGTVTVDGVLARKPGQTVQRQCVIAVDDPAQGYVSRAALKLIAGLDHFGFNPAGREALDIGASTGGFTQVLLERGASHVTALDVGHGQMHPDIGGDPRVTVIEGLNARDLTVADLGDRIPDFIVSDVSFISLKLALPPALAIARPGAGAVFLVKPQFEAGREAIGKGGLLKDPYDAARVAGLLQDWLDAVPGWRSLGLHLSPIEGGDGNREFLLGGIKDR; this is encoded by the coding sequence ATGAACTCCCCGCAGCCAGCCAGCACACGCCAGCGGCTCGACGAACTCCTCGTCGGGCGCGGCCTGTTTGCCAGCCGCTCGCGTGCCCGTGACGCGGTCGAACGCGGCACGGTGACGGTTGACGGCGTCCTTGCCCGCAAGCCCGGTCAGACCGTGCAGCGCCAATGCGTCATTGCTGTCGATGATCCCGCCCAGGGCTACGTTTCGCGTGCGGCGCTCAAGCTGATCGCGGGGCTCGACCATTTCGGTTTCAATCCGGCTGGCCGCGAGGCGCTCGACATCGGCGCCTCGACTGGCGGGTTCACCCAGGTCTTGCTCGAACGCGGCGCTTCCCATGTCACGGCTCTCGATGTTGGCCATGGGCAGATGCATCCCGATATTGGCGGAGATCCGCGTGTGACGGTCATCGAGGGCCTGAACGCCCGCGATCTGACTGTCGCCGATCTCGGCGACCGCATTCCTGACTTCATCGTTTCGGATGTCAGCTTCATCTCGCTGAAACTGGCGCTGCCGCCGGCGCTCGCCATCGCCAGGCCCGGTGCGGGTGCTGTGTTCCTGGTCAAGCCGCAGTTCGAGGCGGGCAGGGAGGCGATCGGCAAGGGTGGCCTGTTGAAGGATCCCTACGATGCCGCCCGTGTCGCCGGCCTGCTGCAGGATTGGCTGGACGCCGTTCCCGGCTGGCGTTCGCTCGGGCTGCACCTGTCGCCCATCGAAGGCGGCGACGGCAATCGCGAATTCCTGCTGGGTGGGATCAAGGATCGATGA
- a CDS encoding DUF2277 domain-containing protein, with the protein MCRNIKTLFNFDPPATNDEVHDAALQFVRKLSGTTRPSKQNQHAFDHAVEAIAASARELLDSLETNQHPRNREEVAAKLRAKAAIRFA; encoded by the coding sequence ATGTGCAGAAATATCAAGACCCTGTTCAATTTTGACCCGCCGGCAACCAATGACGAGGTGCACGACGCGGCACTCCAGTTCGTCCGCAAACTGAGCGGAACGACGCGGCCCTCCAAGCAGAACCAGCACGCGTTCGATCATGCGGTCGAAGCAATCGCCGCATCCGCGCGCGAGCTTCTCGATTCCCTTGAAACCAACCAGCATCCGCGCAACCGTGAAGAGGTGGCGGCCAAACTGCGGGCAAAGGCGGCGATCCGGTTCGCTTGA
- a CDS encoding GFA family protein gives MLTGRCHCGAAHWTLEGDPGSITACNCTLCSRYGALWAYDYVDERIRVAGSMSVYRRAGQEAPSLEILFCPTCGCVLAWRGLRASSTGRTRIAVNVRLAPPEAVADLAIDHFDGLETFEDLPGDGRCVRDMWF, from the coding sequence ATGCTGACCGGACGTTGCCACTGTGGTGCTGCTCACTGGACCCTGGAGGGTGATCCAGGGTCGATCACGGCCTGCAATTGCACGCTTTGCAGTCGCTATGGTGCGCTCTGGGCCTACGACTATGTCGACGAACGCATCCGCGTTGCGGGATCGATGAGCGTCTACAGGCGCGCCGGACAGGAAGCTCCTTCGCTCGAGATCCTGTTCTGCCCGACATGCGGCTGCGTCCTGGCCTGGCGTGGTTTGCGCGCAAGCTCCACCGGCCGGACCCGGATCGCCGTCAATGTCAGGCTTGCGCCTCCCGAGGCCGTAGCCGACCTCGCAATCGACCATTTCGATGGCCTTGAGACATTCGAGGATCTGCCGGGCGACGGCCGCTGCGTACGCGATATGTGGTTCTAG
- a CDS encoding pirin family protein, translated as MSFFPGKDPEAGDAFASDQIELMVIPNAKDIGGFEVRRALPTAKRRLVGPFIFFDRMGPAILRAGHALDVRPHPHIGLSTVTYLFDGKIRHRDSLGTEMVIQPGDVNLMTAGRGIVHSERTPEELRGAPMSISGLQTWLALPDDKEEVAPVFENTAASRLPEIGTEGVGGRVVIGDFAGLRSPVKTASDTLYADLRLAPGAKVKIPADAEERAIYTLEGDVSISGDVFPAERLLVFRPGDEIVVSSECGAHFMLFGGASLGSKRYIWWNFVSSSKERIEQAKEEWKTGRFDIVPGDEKEFIPLPEG; from the coding sequence ATGAGCTTCTTCCCCGGAAAAGACCCTGAAGCCGGCGATGCCTTTGCCAGCGATCAGATCGAGCTGATGGTGATCCCGAACGCCAAGGACATTGGCGGCTTTGAGGTGCGCCGCGCTCTGCCGACCGCCAAACGGCGGCTGGTCGGTCCCTTCATCTTCTTCGATCGCATGGGGCCGGCGATCCTGCGGGCCGGCCACGCGCTCGACGTCCGGCCGCACCCACATATCGGCCTGTCGACGGTGACCTATCTGTTCGACGGCAAGATCAGGCATCGCGATTCGCTCGGCACCGAAATGGTGATCCAGCCTGGTGACGTGAACCTGATGACGGCCGGGCGCGGCATCGTCCATTCCGAGCGCACGCCGGAAGAGTTGCGGGGAGCGCCGATGTCGATTTCCGGCCTGCAGACATGGCTGGCGCTGCCGGACGACAAGGAAGAAGTGGCGCCGGTTTTCGAGAATACTGCTGCCTCGCGCCTTCCAGAGATCGGCACCGAAGGCGTCGGCGGACGCGTCGTTATCGGCGACTTCGCCGGCCTGCGGTCGCCGGTCAAGACGGCCTCCGACACGCTCTATGCCGACCTTCGTCTGGCACCCGGAGCCAAGGTGAAAATCCCGGCCGATGCCGAGGAGCGTGCCATCTACACGCTGGAAGGCGATGTCTCGATTTCCGGCGATGTTTTTCCCGCGGAACGCCTGCTGGTGTTCCGGCCCGGTGACGAGATCGTCGTTTCATCGGAATGCGGGGCGCATTTCATGCTGTTTGGCGGCGCCTCGCTCGGCTCGAAGCGTTACATCTGGTGGAATTTCGTCTCGTCGTCGAAGGAACGCATCGAACAGGCAAAGGAAGAATGGAAGACGGGCCGTTTCGATATCGTTCCTGGAGACGAGAAAGAATTCATTCCGCTGCCGGAAGGCTAG
- the dxs gene encoding 1-deoxy-D-xylulose-5-phosphate synthase: MNATLHTPLLDKVRIPADLRTLAESDLPQLASELRAELIDAVSLTGGHLGAGLGVVELTVALHYVFNTPDDRLIWDVGHQAYPHKILTGRRDRIRTLRQEGGLSGFTRRVESEYDPFGAAHSSTSISAGLGMAVARDLSGGRNNVIAIIGDGSMSAGMAYEAMNNAGALDARLIVILNDNDMSIAPPTGAMSAYLARLASGKTYVGLRDFGKKLTSYLGKRADRAITRAVEHARGYVTGGTLFEELGFYHIGPIDGHNLEHLIPVLKNVRDNGKGPVLIHVVTQKGKGYAPAEAAADKYHGVNKFDVITGAQAKAPANAPAYTKVFAESLIQEGREDDRIVAVTAAMPSGTGLDLFGEAFPSRTFDVGIAEQHAVTFAAGLATEGYKPFAAIYSTFLQRAYDQVVHDVAIQKLPVRFPIDRAGFVGADGATHCGAFDTTFLATLPGFVVMAAADEAELRHMVRTAASYDDGPIAFRYPRGNGVGVDMPERGSVLEIGKGRIVREGTKVALLSFGTRLQDCLMAAEELGAAGLSTTVADARFAKPLDEDLIRRLARSHEVLVTVEEGAVGGFASHVLQFLAHDGLLESGLKVRPLVLPDAFTDHAKPEKMYADAGLDAAGIVRTVFTALGHAARAQRA, translated from the coding sequence GTGAACGCAACGCTGCATACGCCGCTTCTCGACAAGGTCCGCATCCCCGCTGACCTGAGGACGCTTGCCGAGAGCGATCTGCCGCAATTGGCATCCGAGCTTCGCGCCGAGCTCATCGACGCGGTTTCTCTCACCGGCGGGCATCTCGGCGCCGGCCTGGGCGTGGTCGAACTGACGGTCGCGCTGCACTACGTCTTCAACACGCCGGATGACCGGCTGATCTGGGATGTCGGCCATCAGGCCTATCCGCACAAGATCCTGACCGGCCGCCGCGACCGTATCCGCACGCTGCGGCAGGAAGGGGGCCTGTCCGGCTTCACCCGGCGCGTCGAAAGCGAATATGATCCCTTCGGCGCCGCGCATTCATCGACCTCGATCTCCGCCGGCCTTGGCATGGCCGTCGCCCGCGACCTGTCGGGAGGACGCAACAACGTCATCGCCATCATCGGCGACGGCTCCATGTCGGCCGGGATGGCCTATGAGGCGATGAACAATGCCGGCGCGCTCGATGCCCGCTTGATCGTCATCCTCAACGACAACGACATGTCGATCGCGCCACCAACCGGCGCCATGAGCGCCTATCTGGCGCGCCTGGCATCAGGCAAGACCTATGTCGGTCTCCGCGATTTCGGCAAGAAGCTGACCTCCTATCTCGGCAAACGCGCCGATCGTGCGATCACCAGAGCGGTCGAGCATGCGCGCGGCTACGTCACGGGCGGCACGCTGTTCGAGGAACTGGGTTTCTATCATATAGGCCCGATCGACGGGCACAATCTGGAGCACCTTATCCCGGTGCTGAAGAACGTACGCGACAATGGCAAGGGCCCGGTGCTGATCCATGTCGTCACCCAGAAAGGCAAGGGTTACGCGCCGGCGGAAGCCGCCGCTGACAAATATCATGGCGTCAACAAGTTCGACGTCATCACCGGCGCGCAGGCCAAGGCTCCTGCCAATGCGCCGGCCTACACCAAGGTCTTCGCCGAAAGCCTGATCCAGGAGGGCCGTGAGGACGATCGTATCGTGGCCGTGACCGCCGCCATGCCCAGCGGCACCGGCCTCGATCTGTTCGGTGAGGCGTTCCCGTCAAGGACCTTCGATGTCGGCATTGCCGAGCAGCATGCGGTGACCTTCGCCGCAGGTCTCGCCACCGAAGGCTACAAGCCTTTTGCCGCCATCTATTCGACCTTCCTGCAGCGCGCCTACGATCAGGTCGTCCACGACGTCGCGATCCAGAAGCTGCCGGTGCGTTTCCCCATCGATCGCGCCGGTTTCGTCGGCGCCGATGGCGCCACCCATTGCGGCGCCTTCGACACCACCTTCCTGGCAACGCTGCCCGGTTTTGTGGTGATGGCGGCGGCGGATGAAGCCGAGCTTCGCCACATGGTACGCACCGCGGCAAGCTACGATGACGGCCCGATCGCCTTCCGTTATCCGCGCGGCAACGGCGTCGGCGTCGACATGCCGGAGCGTGGCTCGGTTCTCGAGATCGGCAAAGGGCGCATCGTCAGGGAGGGCACCAAGGTTGCCTTGCTTTCCTTCGGTACGCGGTTGCAGGATTGTCTCATGGCAGCCGAAGAACTTGGCGCGGCAGGGCTTTCCACCACGGTCGCCGACGCTCGTTTCGCCAAGCCGCTCGACGAGGATCTGATCCGGCGGCTGGCTCGCTCGCATGAGGTTCTGGTCACGGTGGAGGAGGGCGCGGTCGGCGGCTTCGCCAGCCATGTGCTGCAGTTCCTCGCCCATGACGGATTGCTGGAAAGCGGCCTGAAAGTCCGGCCGCTGGTGCTGCCCGACGCGTTCACCGATCACGCCAAGCCCGAGAAGATGTATGCCGATGCGGGACTGGACGCCGCCGGCATCGTGCGCACCGTATTCACCGCGCTTGGGCACGCAGCCCGCGCACAGCGCGCCTGA
- a CDS encoding exodeoxyribonuclease VII small subunit codes for MAGETNEDVKAMSFEQALDALEKIVDDLERGDVPLDQSIRIYERGEALKLHCDRLLKAAEDKVEKIRLSRDGKPVGVEPLDAD; via the coding sequence ATGGCTGGTGAGACCAACGAAGACGTCAAGGCGATGAGCTTCGAGCAGGCCCTCGACGCGCTGGAGAAGATCGTCGACGATCTGGAGCGTGGTGACGTGCCGCTCGATCAGTCGATCCGTATCTACGAGCGCGGCGAGGCCCTGAAGCTGCATTGTGACCGCCTGCTGAAGGCCGCCGAAGACAAAGTCGAGAAGATCAGGCTTTCGCGCGACGGAAAGCCCGTTGGTGTTGAACCGCTCGATGCGGATTGA